One genomic segment of Panicum virgatum strain AP13 chromosome 2N, P.virgatum_v5, whole genome shotgun sequence includes these proteins:
- the LOC120662444 gene encoding thaumatin-like protein 1b: MAMAGGVYDRLRLIAFFAFLLNTHGATAVTFTFRNNCPETVWPATLTSSGPAFPTTGFALAPGASVSFPGVGATWSGRVWGRYRCTATPPGARFSCESGDCGTGQVACGGAGGAPPATLAEFTLGGASDFYDVSNVDGFNLPVDIEPAAGAGGRCQRTSCPADINRVCPSELAARNGGGAVVGCKSACLAFGSDEYCCRGRFASPATCRPSGYSRLFKAQCPQAYSYAYDDGSSTFTCNGGVDYQVTFCPGSGTS; this comes from the exons ATGGCGATGGCCGGAGGTGTGTATGATCGTCTCCGTCTGATCGCCTTCTTTGCCTTCCTCCTCAATACACATG GTGCGACGGCGGTGACGTTCACCTTCCGCAACAACTGCCCGGAGACAGTCTGGCCGGCGACGCTGACCTCCAGCGGCCCCGCGTTCCCGACCACCGGCTTCGCCCTGGCGCCGGGCGCCTCCGTCTCCTTCCCCGGCGTGGGCGCCACGTGGTCGGGCCGTGTGTGGGGCCGCTACCGTTGCACCGCCACGCCCCCCGGCGCGCGCTTCTCCTGCGAGTCCGGCGACTGCGGGACGGGGCAGGtcgcgtgcggcggcgccggcggcgccccgccGGCCACGCTGGCCGAGTTCACCCTCGGCGGCGCCAGCGACTTCTACGACGTGAGCAACGTCGACGGCTTCAACCTGCCCGTGGACATCGagcccgcggccggcgccggcgggcgatGCCAGCGGACGTCGTGCCCGGCGGACATCAACCGGGTGTGCCCGAGCGAGCTGGCGGcgaggaacggcggcggcgcggtggtgggCTGCAAGAGCGCGTGCCTGGCGTTCGGCAGCGACGAGTATTGCTGCCGCGGGCGGttcgcgtcgccggcgacgtgcaGGCCGAGCGGGTACTCGAGGCTGTTCAAGGCTCAGTGCCCGCAGGCCTACAGCTACGCGTACGATGACGGGAGCAGCACCTTCACCTGCAACGGCGGCGTCGACTACCAGGTCACCTTCTGCCCGGGCTCCGGGACGAGCTAG